TAAACTAGTAGATTTTTAGCAAAAATCATGTATTTGAATAACCACTTTTTTTAAGCCAACAACGAGTAAATATTCTATAAAATCAGTTTCTTGTCTCTTAAAACTGTCTCAAATATAACAATTTTAAAGTTTTAAAAGCGAAGTAGAAAAAATATATTTTTAGCAAAAAACTGTTACAAACTTTTTGTGATTAATTAGCGATATTTATAGAGAAACTGTTAAATAAAAGACACTTTTTTACAAGTGCTACATATATTGTCTTGTCATATCAAGTCGAGCGCAGCAGATTTGCTGCCTAACAAAGATTCCTAGCGGAGAACGCCTGTAGGCATCCGCTGCAAGAAAATAGTGAGGAGCAGCTATGAAGAGAAGAGACTTCATAACAGCCGTTGCTGCGTCTGCGGGTTCAGCATATGCTGCGATGAAAGCTTTGGATGTGCTAGAACAGCCAGCCACAGCACAACAGCCACCATCGCCAAAAGGACCATTTCAGCTACAGCGCCGAGGAAATCGCAAGCGCGTGATTATTCTGGGTGCGGGTTTAGCAGGAATGGCTGCGGCTTATGAGTTGGGTAAAGTTGGTTATGAGTGTGTCATTTTAGAAGCGCGATCGCGTGCAGGAGGTAGATGCTGGACGTTGCGTGGCGGTGACAAACTCACCGAAATTACTGGCACAACACAAACAGTACAGTTTGATCGCGGTTTATATTTCAATCCTGGACCCGCGCGGATTCCCTATCACCACGTTACAATTGACTACTGCAAAGAACTCGGTGTCGAGTTAGAAGTTATTGTTAACCTGAGTCGCCAGCAATACATCTACCAAGAAAACGCGGGTCCATTGTCGGGGCAAAAAGTTCATGTGCGCGAAGCTGTCACCGATATACGTGGTTATATCTCCGAACTTCTCGCCAAAAGTATCAATCAAAACGCACTGAATGCATCCCTAACAACCGAGGATAAAGAAAGGTTAATTGAGTTCTTGCGGACATATGGCGGTCTTGACCCTGACTTATTTTATAAAGGATCGAGCCGTCGCGGTTATGCAGTACCACAAGGCGCAGGTTTGCAACCAGGAGAAGTTGACGACCCCTACGATTTGAGCGCATTGCTGCAACTCGGTTTTGCTGGTAACGAAGCGTTTGAATGGGGCTTCGATCAACAAATGACGATGTTCCAACCTGTGGGTGGAATGGATCAAATCGCCAAAGCTTTTGAACGCCGTGTGGGTAACTTGATTAATTACGAAGCGGTGGTTAAAGAAATTCGCAAGTTATCTGATGGAGTCGGTATCATCTATACCGATAAATCAGGAAGCCAGCGGCGCATTCGCGGAGATTATTGCATTTGTACGATTCCTTTATCGGTGTTGAAGGATATCCCTTCTGACTTTTCTCCTGACATGAAAGCGGCGATCGCTAGCGTTAGTTATGCTGTGACTGGTAAAAGTGCCTTGCAATTCAATCGCCGTTTCTGGGAAGAAGACGAAAATATCTTCGGTGGAATTAGTTGGACTAACCAAGATATCAATCAGATTTGGTATCCCTCGAACGATTATTTTACTCGCAAAGGCGTAGTGTTAGGTTATTACAACTTTGGTTCTGTTGCCGCTAATGTCGGCGCATTATCACCCGAAGCACGAATCGCACTCGCCCTCGAACAAGGCAGCAAAATTCACCCCCAGTACAAAAATCACTTTGAAAACGGTCTTTCCCTTTTCTGGTCAAACATTCCCTACAGCTTAGGTGGATGGGCAAGTTATACCACTGACGTTAGAGCACAATATTATCCTCGACTCAATGAACCCGACGGCAATATCTACTTAGCTGGAGAACACCTTAGTTATCTTACCGGATGGATGGCAGGAGCTTTAGAGTCAGCGCGATTAGTGACCGCCAAAATCAACGCCTTGGCGTAAGTCATGTCAAGGAAAGTTGATAAAAACACTTCTTAACTTTATGCGCAAGCATTAGTAATTACAAGGAAATAAGAGCAATGATGCGATATTTTAACCGAGTTTTTAAACTAGGACGTTGGTTAATTCTGAGTGTTTGTGTCAGCATACTTTTAATAAGTCTTCTTGGTGTTGATGTCCAAGCAGCTGTAAAAACGGCACCCTGGATGGTTACATTTTTTGGTCCACCTGAGTCACCAATTTCCTCGGCTGTTGCGGTACCGCCAATTAAGGCTTATTACTGGACGAGTGGTACAGTGCCGCCAGTGATAGATCCAAACGCACCAGCGGGTAGTCGCGAGCGTTATGGAGATACCAAAACTCAAGCAATTGGTACCTTAGAGCGAATTCAGTCGCTTTTACAGGAATCTGGTTTGAGTTTATCGGATGTGATCTATCTTCGTGTTTATCTTGTCGCTGATCCATTCAAAGGTAATACTGTCGATTACCAAGGGTGGTTTGATGCTTACGCGCAGTTCTTTAACAATCCAACAAATCCTGTAAAAGTGGCACGTTCAACGCTTGCGGTTGCGGGGCTTGTTAACCCAGACTGGTTAATTGAAATTGAAGCGGTTGCAGTCTATCCAAAAGTTGGTAAATCATTCCCCTGGTATTTACTATTCCATTAAAAACGATGGACTTACATCATTGGACGATTCTCGGTGCATCTGCTATTAGTTGCTGGAGTATATTTACTGCTCCAGCAGTAGCTGAGATAAAAAGAATTGAGTATACGCTTAGATCTCAACCAAATCAAACTTTCACAACATTAATGCAAGAGGCAGAATCTTTAGCAAGCGACCTTGTTGAGCAAGGATTTGCAGAAAATAATGTCACCGAAGTTTCTGTTAATATTTTAGGCGAACGCCACGGACAGCAAGTGCCGCTTTTGTCTTCTAGAGTCGCGCGTGCTGATTGGCAAAAGCAACCAGGAATTCAGCAATGGACGCGATACTTTCGGACATCTGCGGTGTTACTAGGCTTTTACAAACCGGAAGAACCAAACCAAAGTCCGATTTCGGCTTTTCCTAACTCAACAAGCGAGTCGGTTGCAAATCCTACATCTGGTGATAGCGCAATCCAGCAACGATCTTTACCTCCTGGTATTCCTGCTTCGATTCAGCAACAAATTCCCAATCCAACATCTATTGATAGTTCAATCCAGCAGCCGCCCCCATCACCAACGAATCCTATGCCGCAGATGAATCCAACAACGCCGAATACTCCCCTCGGAGGCGCTAGCCCTGAAGAAAGTGACCCAGGATATCGGTAGGTTTATCAGGAAGAAAGATTAAGCAGTAACTATGCGATCGCGCCCTGTGGTTTTAGCGTGGTATGGTGCTGCATCTGCTGCTTGAATCAATGACAACGACCAATTATCATTTCTCAGCTTGCATAAACTGCATTCCCACATACGCGAGTGAATCGTACAAATGCTTGTGAAAGTAGTTCCAACCGATATCTGCTCCCGATAAACCATGTCCGCCAGGAAAGGTATAGAAAACATTGGCGATTCCTAACCGATTTAACGTGAAGTTGTTCAAATGACGTAACCCAATATTAAAGGCTCCCCACCCTCCTATCGAATTGCGGCGCACCTTCAATAAATACGTACCAGTAACCAATAGCAGTAAGAACCGCGCTCGCCCCCACAAAGCTAATGAAAACCTTTCGAGAAAATTTCATTTATTTAGCTTATTCTATCTTTAGTCAGATGTTATTTCTTTAAATTGTCATTCATGTGACGCCAACATAAATCTCAAATGACAAGTCTAGGTCAACAGTTTGCAGTTACCAGTTAACAGTGAGATGTTAAATTGAAGGCTTGCTATATAGGCTGAAAACTACTATCGTCGCGCTAGTCTATTGCTAATCTTTACTTTACAGTTTTCTAACGACTAGTCATGTGGTTGCCATAAGTTAATTACATAACCGTCACACTCTACTGGTAATTTGTAAGCATCCCTCTGAGGAGTTAACTTATGAATAAAAGCTTCTCGATTTCTTGGGTATTGAGTGTGTTACTCGTAACCAGTGTTGGGTTAATGAGTGGTGCGAATACCTCAAAAGCGGCGATCGCCAATCAAACGCCACAAGTAAAAGCAATTTCAGTTCCTACAACGTTTCGCGGAAAAACAATTGCACAGGTAAAGCTGGAACATCAAAAAGTTATCGCGTTAACTTTCGATGACGGTCCTAGTCCCTATACATTACAAGTACTCAATATTCTCAAGCAAAATAATATCAAAGCAACATTTTTTTGGATAGGTAAATCTCTTCAATCGCATCAGCAAATTGCAAAACAAGTAGTTGCTAACGGTGAAGCTATTGGTAATCATACTTGGCATCACTGGCAGTATTTGATGAAGCCAAATATTGCTGCTCAAGAAATTGAGTCTACGGCAAACCTAATTTATAAAATAACAGGAGTGAGAACATCTTTATTTCGTCCACCCTATGGTTTACTTAACAATGGGGTAGCTGACTATGCTAGGCAAAAAAGATATGTCATCGTGATGTGGTCAGTCGATCCTCAAGATTATCGATACAAAACTTCTCCCCAGCAATTGGTGAATCGGATAATTCCTAAAATACAACCAGGCTCTATTGTACTGATGCACGATGGTGGTGGTAATCGCTCAGCAACCGTGCAAGCTTTACCACAAATTATTAGTCAACTTAAACAACAGGGATATCGTTTTGTAACTGTACCTCAATTGCTAGAATTGAAAGCCGAAGCAGACTCAAGAATCGCAAAACTATAATTGCCAAATTAACGCAAGCAAGACAGCAGCGATCGCACCAATGAACGTATTTAAAACATTGACTAATTCATTCGTGAGCCAGTCAAACTTGTTTTGTAATGTTGCGCCAATCACGCTTTCTAGATTCGTGGCGATAAATGCAGCCATAATACACAACAAAACGCCGAGTAAATCAATTAAACCAACACCCCAACCAACAAAAGCGATCGCACCCGAAGCGACAACTCCAGCTAGCGTTCCTTCTAAGGATACTGCGCCTTCAGTACCACGCGGGACAGGTTGAAGATTCGTAATCAAAAATGTTCGTTTACCATAAGCTTTCCCGACTTCGCTAGCACAGGTATCAGAAAGTTTAGTACTAAAACTTGCAACGTAGCCGAGTAGTAGCAGCGATACGATGAATTGATTTCCTCTTAATGTAGAAATTATCAAGGTTCCTATCGCACATAATGTACCAGTTAAAGCCGAACCCCAAACATTTTCAGGTCCGCGCGCACCGGATCGCTTTTCGGCAATTCCTGCGGCTTCTTTTTGTGCCATACCCAGGCGTGTCACCGCCGAACCAACCAGAAAATAAAACATCACCACAACGTAGCCTTGCCAACTCAAAGTTCCCCAGATGAGAACACCGAGTACCCACGCATGAAACAATCCCGCAGGCGTTAACAACTTTTTTGGTACAATCCAGGCAATTGCTAGCAAAAGTGTGTTTAAACCCACTGCAACGAGCCAAGAATTAAGCGAATAAGTATATAGCATCTACTTTGACTCTCTGATACACGCGCCATGAATCAAACTTTATTCCATCTTGCCTTTCCCGTCACCGATATTGCCCAAGCAAAAGCATATTATGTCGATGGTTTAGGATGTACCCCTGGTCGTGAAAATAAGCACGCCTTGATATTAAATTTATACGGTCATCAGTTAGTTGCCCACTTAACAAAAGAACCTATATTTCCCCAAAAAGGTATTTATCCAAGCCATTTTGGCATCATTTTCACCGCAGAAAACGACTGGAAAGATTTGTTAGAAAGAGCACGCGAAAAAAAACTAGTTTTCCGCGAAGCAGCTAAACATCGTTTTCCCGACTCGCCTTTAGAACACCGCACGTTCTTTTTGGAAGATCCGTTTTACAACTTAATGGAATACAAATATTATCGCTATCCTGAAGCAGTTTTCGGCGGTTCTGACTATCGTTCGATTGGCGATACTCCAACTTTGTAGAAAGCAGGAAAGCAAGGGAGAACTATTCGCTTCAGCACTCGCTGTGCATGCTAAACTGCGTGAACGCTCCTCGCTCCTATCCCCTTGAATAGTCCTAAACCATCCGTGCTACCTAGCATAGGGTCAGAGGCACGTTCAGGGTGCGGCATCATACCGATAACGTTACCCTTAGCGTTGCAAATACCTGCAATATTGTTAACAGAACCATTTGGATTTTCACCATAGTAGCGAAAGATGACTTGATTGTTGTCTTCGAGTTGTTTTATAGTGTCTTCATCAGCATAAAATTGCCCTTCACCGTGCGCGATTGGTAGAGTAATGATTTCTCCTTGAGTATAGTTCTGCGTCCACGGTAAATTAGTGCGTTCGACTTTTAGAGGAACGCGATCGCAAATAAAATGCAAATCGCGATTGCGAATCAGCGCACCAGGTAATAATCCGGCTTCCGTCAATACTTGAAAACCGTTGCAAATTCCTAAAACAAACTTACCTTGCTTGGCGTGTTTGACAACTTGTTGCATCACTGGAGAAAACCGCGCGATCGCCCCACAGCGAAGATAATCGCCATAACTAAAGCCACCAGGAATAATTACGACGTCAAGATCGCTAATATCCGTTTCTTCGTGCCATATCATCCGCGTTGGCTGCTGCAACAAATCGCGCGTAACATACGCAACATCGCGATCGCAATTTGACCCTGGAAACATGACAATTCCAAATTTCACGCTGACACTTCCTCTCGTTCAACTAAATCAAAGCGATAGTTTTCAATGACAGGGTTAGCGAGTAACTGATCGCAAATAATATTTAACTGTTGCCGCGCGCTATCCTCATCCTGGGCGCTTAAACTAAGTTCAATATACTTGCCAATTCGTACCTGCTCAACCGTATCGTAGCCCATATGCTGTAAACCAGACACGACAGCTGTGCCAGCAGGATCGAGAACTGAGGGTCGCAGAGTAACATAGATATGAGCCTGATATTTTCGCATCGCTTTGTTTTTCTTGAATCAATGCCACAACAGATGATCCTACCGTCTTCGTTCTATTTCTGATGTTAAAACTCAGCAGCTGATGACTGAATTGCCGAGTTGCTAACTGCGTCTATACCTTTAGTAAAGTATAGTTATGACTCGCGTATCGGTTTGAGCTAGCTTATGAAAATGTCCAAGTTTGATTTTTAGATAGGAAAAATGCCGTAAGTGTATATGAAAGCCGAACGCACTCGCAGTCAGGAGCGAATCCTAAAATTGCTCAAAAGCCTCAACAAAGCAATTTCTGCTCAAGATATTTATGTAGAGTTACGCAATCGCAACCAAAGCGTAGGGCTAGCGACAGTATATCGAGCATTAGAAGCCTTAAAGCTAGAAGGCGTAGTGCAAGTGCGGACACTGGCTTCTGGAGAATCGCTGTATAGTTCAGTGCAGCAAGATAAGCACCATTTGACTTGTTTGCAGTGTGGCAGATCGATTGCTATCAATCAATGCCCTGTACACGATCTAGAAACTCAATTGCACCAAGCCCACCAGTTCAAAATCTTCTACCACACCTTAGAGTTTTTCGGGCTATGTAATCAATGTCAGATGGCTCAAGCTACGGGTGTAGGTGCTGAGTAGGAAGCTTCAGGAGCAGAGGTGCAGAGGAGAAATACTAAATACTATGTATAAATATTTTCCACTTGATCCCCAGTCACTAGCAACTAGACCTCCTGCATGAATCACAGACGCCCTCCGACTTTCTTCAGGGCTATCCGAGCAAAGTTTACTTTCGTACACTAAAAGGTCAGTGGACTTTGTTTTATTTAGCTAGCGAATTTATTCGCGATCCGCTTCACGCAGGAGGTCTCTTCTACTATTATCCACTAAATACTAGTCACTTTTTGACTCGCTCCTCGGCTCTATTTAGTTAATGCGATCGCCATTCACCTGCGGTAAATTATGCGAACCATCAGACACAATCGAACGCATTCCTTCAATCGTTGCGGGGATACTACGCGGATCCATAAACATCACTTTACTACTGTCACTACTACCGATTTTTGTTCCCATGTCGAGATAATTCTGCGCAATTAAAAATTGCAGCGCTTCTCGCGCCTCAGGGCTCGTTTGCAGCGTTTTTGTAATGATTTGTAAGGCTTCAGCAGTGGCTTGAGCCTTGAGAACTTGTTGCTGGCGTTCGGCTTGAGCTTGTAAAACAATTGTTTTTTGGTGCGCCTCCGCTTGAAGAATCGTTGCTTTTTGTTGTGCTTCCGCCTCTAGGATTTGGGCTTCGGCTCTACCTCTAGCGCTATTCACCGCCGATTCGCGATCGCCTTCGGATGTCAAAATCGCCGCGCGTTTACGCCGTTCAGCAGACATTTGCAATTCCATCGATTCTTGAACCGCAAGTGAAGGAATAATATCTCGCAATTCTACTCGCGTAACTTTGACTCCCCAAGGATCTGTGGCAATATCTAAATCGCGTAATAATATTTCATTGATTTGAGCGCGAGCCGTAAACGTTTCATCTAGCTCTAATCTACCCATTTCCGAACGAATTTGTGTTAATACTAAATTCACCATTGCTGACTGGAGATTTTCTACCTTGTACCAAGCTTTCTCCATATCAACAATCCGCCAGTACACAACCGCGTCGACCTCAATCGAAACATTATCACGGGTAATGCACTTTTGTGGCGGAATGTCCAGCACTTTTTCCCGAATTGTTTCGCGGAAAACAACTTTATCAACAAAGGGAAAAACAAAGTTCAACCCAGGTTCAAGTTTTTTGTTGTAACTACCGAGTCTTTCTACCAAGGCTTCATTACCTTGATTGATGACTTTTACCGAACCTGCTAAAGCCGAACCACCCAAAGCTAAGGCGACAAGCAAAAATAATTCATTCATGAAATTTCCTGTTTATTGAGGATAAAGTTACTAATTTGGGAGATATAGGGAGTTTGTAAATAGTTGGCAAACAACTACCGATGTGAAATTTTTAATACATCACTCACCCCTCTTTCCGCGCTCCTCATCCCTCCTAATGCAACAGATCTTCTGGTACAACAATCAAAGTCGTACCTTCACGGCGGACAACATAGACTTTTTGAGAAGGCGCGATCGCTAAATGCCGATCCTCACACCGCGCCCGCCAAGAATTTCCTTCATAAATAACTCTCCCATCTTTACCAGCGGGAATTTCGGTTAATGTCTCAGCAATAAATGCCTCTTGTAGTTTTTTGCGCTTGGGTATCAATAGACGGCGCGACAGTAAGATCAAAGCCGCTGATAGCCCTAGCCACAAGAAAGCTTGCAAGCTCAATTGGGGAACGATTAATGATACTATTGCCACAACAAAGGCACTAAGCCCCATCATAAAAGCGACAAACGCCGTTGGTAGCACTAGTTCCATCAAACAGAGAATTGCCCCTGCTATTAACCATAATAGCGTGACGTTTATCGGCATCTTGGTGTTTAAATAGCTAAGTGCACAGTAATCTACTGATGTAAGAAGTGACTTGATCTGCTTCTAGACACGCTGCAATTACAGAATGCGCGAGCAAGAGATAATGACCTCAGAGTGTATCATTAATACCAATCTAGCCCATGCTTCGTTTAATCAGGAGTAAGTTTAATTGAATTTAAAAGTTTTTTAAGCTCACGCAGTACCGTTCTTAATCTCCCTGACCCCTCATTTATGGCTTAATGTGTATAACAAGGGACAATCTTATGCAAAGATAAAGAGGTTGTCTGGAATAAGCAATTGTATTGAATAATTTTGCATTGCTTCTTGAGAGGGAAACACTCTAATTACAAGTCTATGAAAGTTGGCGATCGCGTCCGCGTTAAAGAATCAGTCATTGTTTACCATCATCCCGAACATCGCGGTGAACCTTTTGATATCAAAGGCTTAGAAGGCGAGATTGTGAGTTTTGCTAATGAATGGCGAGGCAAACCAATCAGCGCTAATTTGCCAATTCAAGTTCAGTTTACTAAAAAGTTCAAAGCTCATCTGCGCGAAACTGAAATTGAGGTTTTATCATAGTTTGGCTCTTGGCTAAGGGCGATGGAGATGATTTGTTATCTAACTCCTTGCCCGACGAAACCAACTAAAAACATTGATTTCACTACGCATTTGCTCTAATTCTTGTCTATGGCATTCGGCTGTGGTAAAGTACCAAGCACAATACTGTTGCAACTGTGTGCGTATCTGGACTTCGTGATAAAATTGACGTGTTGCTTGGTAAGTTGCAAAGATATCCTGTGTTTCCGGTGGCGGTAGCGGGATGATGTAATGGAACTGGTTAGCCATGAGTTGAGCAAAAGAAGTCATCTTGCTGCAATTATAGCGATCGCGACTTAGAGAAATTTGTGTCTAAATGCATAATTTAGTAGCTAATTGATTGACAAATCTTTTGTGGCTAGCCACTAGAGGTTGCGCCTGCCCAGGCAAAATCTGCCTTTGCAGACTAACAGCAGCGGTTTCTAACCGGCGGGTTTCAGAGTTTCGTCTTTCTTACAACCAACCGCGTAAACGATAAACGACTAAACCAACATATTCTTTCAAAGCACGAGTAGACTGATACAATCGCTCGGCTTCTGGTAGTAAATTCAACAGTGAAGCTTCAGAAGAATTACTGATATATTGCATATCACCGCTTGCTAAAAAATCGGTAGGTGCGGGAATTGCTGAAATTCTTAGTTTATTAAAGATGGCAAGCGATCGCGGCATATGCATTGCAGAAGTAACGAGTAATACTTGATTAAACTGACGCGCTTGCAGAATTTTTTTGACATTAACTGCATTTTCGTAGGTGTTGAGCGAGTCTGGTTCTTGAATAATTGCCGTTTCTGGTACGCCCAACTGCTGCATAATAATTGCCATATCAGCAGATTCCGATGGACCAGCACCACTCCAATCGATCCGCCCACCGCTAAGAATTACGAAAGGCGCTTTTTTTTGATGATACAACTGCGCCGCATAAAACATGCGATCGCTTTCTTCCGATAAGTCTACAGAAGGGCGTGGCGGAAATGCAGGTTTAGTAGCACCGCCTAAAACGACGATAGCGTCAGCGTTGGGTAATTGCTGGG
This is a stretch of genomic DNA from Chroogloeocystis siderophila 5.2 s.c.1. It encodes these proteins:
- a CDS encoding flavin monoamine oxidase family protein produces the protein MKRRDFITAVAASAGSAYAAMKALDVLEQPATAQQPPSPKGPFQLQRRGNRKRVIILGAGLAGMAAAYELGKVGYECVILEARSRAGGRCWTLRGGDKLTEITGTTQTVQFDRGLYFNPGPARIPYHHVTIDYCKELGVELEVIVNLSRQQYIYQENAGPLSGQKVHVREAVTDIRGYISELLAKSINQNALNASLTTEDKERLIEFLRTYGGLDPDLFYKGSSRRGYAVPQGAGLQPGEVDDPYDLSALLQLGFAGNEAFEWGFDQQMTMFQPVGGMDQIAKAFERRVGNLINYEAVVKEIRKLSDGVGIIYTDKSGSQRRIRGDYCICTIPLSVLKDIPSDFSPDMKAAIASVSYAVTGKSALQFNRRFWEEDENIFGGISWTNQDINQIWYPSNDYFTRKGVVLGYYNFGSVAANVGALSPEARIALALEQGSKIHPQYKNHFENGLSLFWSNIPYSLGGWASYTTDVRAQYYPRLNEPDGNIYLAGEHLSYLTGWMAGALESARLVTAKINALA
- a CDS encoding RidA family protein translates to MMRYFNRVFKLGRWLILSVCVSILLISLLGVDVQAAVKTAPWMVTFFGPPESPISSAVAVPPIKAYYWTSGTVPPVIDPNAPAGSRERYGDTKTQAIGTLERIQSLLQESGLSLSDVIYLRVYLVADPFKGNTVDYQGWFDAYAQFFNNPTNPVKVARSTLAVAGLVNPDWLIEIEAVAVYPKVGKSFPWYLLFH
- a CDS encoding polysaccharide deacetylase family protein, giving the protein MNKSFSISWVLSVLLVTSVGLMSGANTSKAAIANQTPQVKAISVPTTFRGKTIAQVKLEHQKVIALTFDDGPSPYTLQVLNILKQNNIKATFFWIGKSLQSHQQIAKQVVANGEAIGNHTWHHWQYLMKPNIAAQEIESTANLIYKITGVRTSLFRPPYGLLNNGVADYARQKRYVIVMWSVDPQDYRYKTSPQQLVNRIIPKIQPGSIVLMHDGGGNRSATVQALPQIISQLKQQGYRFVTVPQLLELKAEADSRIAKL
- a CDS encoding TIGR00297 family protein; the protein is MLYTYSLNSWLVAVGLNTLLLAIAWIVPKKLLTPAGLFHAWVLGVLIWGTLSWQGYVVVMFYFLVGSAVTRLGMAQKEAAGIAEKRSGARGPENVWGSALTGTLCAIGTLIISTLRGNQFIVSLLLLGYVASFSTKLSDTCASEVGKAYGKRTFLITNLQPVPRGTEGAVSLEGTLAGVVASGAIAFVGWGVGLIDLLGVLLCIMAAFIATNLESVIGATLQNKFDWLTNELVNVLNTFIGAIAAVLLALIWQL
- a CDS encoding VOC family protein; translation: MNQTLFHLAFPVTDIAQAKAYYVDGLGCTPGRENKHALILNLYGHQLVAHLTKEPIFPQKGIYPSHFGIIFTAENDWKDLLERAREKKLVFREAAKHRFPDSPLEHRTFFLEDPFYNLMEYKYYRYPEAVFGGSDYRSIGDTPTL
- the purQ gene encoding phosphoribosylformylglycinamidine synthase subunit PurQ, which produces MKFGIVMFPGSNCDRDVAYVTRDLLQQPTRMIWHEETDISDLDVVIIPGGFSYGDYLRCGAIARFSPVMQQVVKHAKQGKFVLGICNGFQVLTEAGLLPGALIRNRDLHFICDRVPLKVERTNLPWTQNYTQGEIITLPIAHGEGQFYADEDTIKQLEDNNQVIFRYYGENPNGSVNNIAGICNAKGNVIGMMPHPERASDPMLGSTDGLGLFKGIGARSVHAV
- the purS gene encoding phosphoribosylformylglycinamidine synthase subunit PurS; translation: MRKYQAHIYVTLRPSVLDPAGTAVVSGLQHMGYDTVEQVRIGKYIELSLSAQDEDSARQQLNIICDQLLANPVIENYRFDLVEREEVSA
- a CDS encoding Fur family transcriptional regulator, which gives rise to MKAERTRSQERILKLLKSLNKAISAQDIYVELRNRNQSVGLATVYRALEALKLEGVVQVRTLASGESLYSSVQQDKHHLTCLQCGRSIAINQCPVHDLETQLHQAHQFKIFYHTLEFFGLCNQCQMAQATGVGAE
- a CDS encoding SPFH domain-containing protein gives rise to the protein MNELFLLVALALGGSALAGSVKVINQGNEALVERLGSYNKKLEPGLNFVFPFVDKVVFRETIREKVLDIPPQKCITRDNVSIEVDAVVYWRIVDMEKAWYKVENLQSAMVNLVLTQIRSEMGRLELDETFTARAQINEILLRDLDIATDPWGVKVTRVELRDIIPSLAVQESMELQMSAERRKRAAILTSEGDRESAVNSARGRAEAQILEAEAQQKATILQAEAHQKTIVLQAQAERQQQVLKAQATAEALQIITKTLQTSPEAREALQFLIAQNYLDMGTKIGSSDSSKVMFMDPRSIPATIEGMRSIVSDGSHNLPQVNGDRIN
- a CDS encoding NfeD family protein, which codes for MPINVTLLWLIAGAILCLMELVLPTAFVAFMMGLSAFVVAIVSLIVPQLSLQAFLWLGLSAALILLSRRLLIPKRKKLQEAFIAETLTEIPAGKDGRVIYEGNSWRARCEDRHLAIAPSQKVYVVRREGTTLIVVPEDLLH
- a CDS encoding ferredoxin-thioredoxin reductase variable chain, giving the protein MKVGDRVRVKESVIVYHHPEHRGEPFDIKGLEGEIVSFANEWRGKPISANLPIQVQFTKKFKAHLRETEIEVLS
- a CDS encoding YdcF family protein, whose translation is MFLYLSKLLPLFFYPLGLACILIIFALVTLWKKPRQASTALTIALIVLLLASNGWVSRSLVRSLEFQNIPQQLPNADAIVVLGGATKPAFPPRPSVDLSEESDRMFYAAQLYHQKKAPFVILSGGRIDWSGAGPSESADMAIIMQQLGVPETAIIQEPDSLNTYENAVNVKKILQARQFNQVLLVTSAMHMPRSLAIFNKLRISAIPAPTDFLASGDMQYISNSSEASLLNLLPEAERLYQSTRALKEYVGLVVYRLRGWL